Part of the Vitis vinifera cultivar Pinot Noir 40024 chromosome 13, ASM3070453v1 genome is shown below.
TAGAAGATGCAGTCGTTTTGATTTATCTAATTTtgaagtgaaaataattattatcatGATATGTTGGCATATGCTGGGTTACTGGAAAGGGGAATTATTGTATCATCAAGTGTGAGATTTTTCTGGTGTTGGTGAGTGTTGTTATTTGAATGTATGTAGTGTGAGAGAGCCTACTTGATTATTCTTGTGAACCATCACTGCAAGATGAACTTTCagtttgtaattagggttttgtgGTCTTTAACTCTTCAGCATTCTCTGCTGGATAGTGGATATGCCCTGTTCAGGTAAGGGACATCTATCCATATTGCAAGCTAAGATCCGGCTTCTGTGGAAAACCCGGGTGAGACGGATGTTAAATTTGAAGGTTGCATTGTTCTCAGCTGTGGTAGGGCAGACATGGAAGCTTCCCATTTCACGGGCTGGATTGGTTTCCTCGGTTTGCCTTGCAGGTGTGACACAATGAAGAATGATCATAAGCCTTACATTCATCTGCCAGTTTCTTGTAATAGACCTCTTACAGTCAGCTACATGAATTACAAATCTCATCTCCTCATCACCACTCCTCTTCCGCCAGGGCCAGGAGCTTCAGGAATCATGGAGAAGTCAAATTCTCCTAACTACAGTGGAATTCAGTCATGATGCCTGAGGGGTCTAAGATGTTTTTGGAAATACATACATGGACCAATTCTCTAATGGTTGCAtctcaaatataaaaacataaaaataaacgTAATCtgattttcatccttgaataaaaaaaacctaagtaACCATGAACAGCTATTTTCTTAAAAGAGCATAAAGGATAATAAGTCATCAATGCAGTAAATTGTATATTCCCATCAAAAACCTATATAACCTGCCATGACCATATACCATTTACCCAGGCTCAGGTGGGATTGAGTACTCACATCATTGGCCGTTGAGACTTTGGCCTGATAATCCATGGATTTCAGGGCATCAAAAATATTCAAATCTCAGCCAGTAATTTCGTCAAGGTTAGATTAACATATCAAAATTCAAAGTACAGAGACCAACTACTACTGCAAAAGTGTAGAGAAAACTTGCTGCTGCAACTCTCCCCTCAGATCCTGTTTCAGATACCTGCGAAAATCCCTGCTGAGCAAGTCCATCTTCACTCACCTGAAGAAAACTACCTCCCTTGCTACATCCGCCCTATTTTATTATTCTTCACAGTAAGAGGTTCCACATTATTCATAAATCCAATGGCTTTAATCTGTATTTCAAGCATCAACAACAAAAGGAAACTTGCCTCTTTGAACTTCAAAATCACAGGTTCCTACAGATAACACAAGAATTTTGTTCCCTTATATTGGAAGGAAAAGAATGAAAACAGTTCAGCCAATACATTCAGTGAAGAGATTGAAATCAACGGCCTAAATAAAGTTCAAAATACATCTGAGCAAGTACAcaacaattttgttttcttctcaaGAGAGTAGCTCACCCAGTTCGCTGGATCCTGTTCAGTTAAAGGCTGAGGGATGTATACTGCTCCGATctaatgaaaaagaaacatCAAACACATCTACCAAAGATTTCTGAGCAGCCACCCAAATTTGAATATACACAGAATATCAGATTTATGTCTCTTTGTCCTTTGATAAACCTGGCGGAATTCTGCGAATGACATTCTCATCCACTAGTTTATAGTGCTTTGAAAACTTTCGGTGGATTATCCCGAAATATTTATCCACATGCTCTTCATATTTGCTGTACAAGGCAGGAACTGTAATGGATATAATGGTTCCTGTAACCATTTCGAATTGGCAAAATGTAAGAGAAAACCTCATAACTAAGGTGCTTACTGACATAAATACACCACTTATGGCAGATTCAAGGGTAAATTATATTGAGGTATGCACAAATTAATGACTATGCATGCATAAAACATATTTCCTGTGATTCACCTACACAAAAACCCCATATTTCATATATTGAGCCAATCACCAGGGTATATGAGACCAcctaaaatcttaaaattattcCTATGTTCTTCATATTCATTATCATTATACCGGAATATGATAAAGTTTACTCATCGCTTTAAATCTCTATAGACATACTTTTCCAATGATATTCAAAACCTTCAACCAACCAATACACAATCTCATGGcttaagaaaatgaaacattCACCAAATAATAAGCTTGGCAATCTTTAGCCAATAGTCTAATTAGGCCACAGAACAAGTGCCCCCCATCTCCTCAAACTTAACCATAGAAACTTTTTTATCCCATGAGGTTCTAAACTTCAAATGGAACAACTGAGAGACTAAACTATCCAATcataatagaaatgaaaagaagaaagagcATAAACACATTCACTGATACAGAGAGACCACATTTGTGAAATATAACATACTGCAATTAGTTTACAGGATGAGAATGAATGTGCATACCGATATATGCTAGcgtgaagaaagaaaaggagcTACCAACGACAGATAAGAGCCACAAACCGAGCACCACCTGTCAATGGTCAATAGTTTGGTAAGGCACTTTCTTTGATTAAAATCAGTCTTCAAAGCAGCGCAGATATTGGACAGAAGATATTATAATTTCAATGGAATGCAAGGACTGTATACCAAAAACATACAACTCCATACAAGGCTCACAACAGGGCTTACAGTAATATGGTGGTTTACAATACATTTCTACTTCAATAGTGACATACTGATCTTATGTATACtttttgttctcaaattttAATCTCATCCTTTAAacaaaaaacacttaaaagatATAATAACTAAATCTAATTCTctaagcaattttttttatggataaagGAAACGTATATTATAAAGTGTAATCCCAAAAAAGCACCCCAAGGTACACAGGGAAATCTAATTCTCTCAGCGATGCCAGGCTCTGTTTGCAATTCTTAACATGGACCTGGCCATGCCTGTCAGGTGCATGTATGTGTAGGAGTTCTTAGTTCCAAATTTATGGATAATGGAATATAAGTGCATTATCTAAGTAACTGATCTTCATCATCTCTTATTTAGGAAACATCACATGTCTATCTGACAACTTGTTAGAAATGGGagttcacttatttttaaatattgaaatattcaTGAAATAATCAAACTAAGAAGGTAAGAAAACTAGGAATCTTTTCCCTCTTCTTTTGCCACACACTTGATTTGGACAGATATTCCATGAGCATATGTCATGGAGTTTCTAACACAATATTTCACTCGACTTTGGGTATCATGTAACATAGAGCAGCTCTGACCGCACAGCTTAGAATTCCTACAATTTTATACTGTTATTCCACACTGACCTTGAAGAAAAGTCTGAAGTCCTTGCCAAGTGTGATATCATGAGCCATAAGCAGCAAATAATTGATTTTCACACGAAATGATCCTGCAACACTATTAACCATTTCCTCTGACAATTCTAGCTCAGGTAACGATTTCAGTTGTCTGCTCAAGAAAGACAGTAGTACACTCAAAATGGATTTCAGCAATGATACAATAGTAAGCATCAGTTAATGTAGAGGATAGAGTAGCCATACTTATTTCTAAAAGCAGCATAATTGGCACGAAGAAACAACACTACGATCAAAATCAGCAACACATCTGAACaaattgataaaaatgataATCCAGACCGCTCAAATAGGATCCAAGCAACTGTCGCTACGACAATAGTGCCACAGGAAACACGCCTCCGCTTCCACAATAAGACATCAGCAGctgagaaaaaatagaagaaaacattACTATAATAAATTCACAAGCAGACATTCAAGAAAAGCTTTACcagttaaattatactttgCTATGAGGAGACAATTCATTGATTCAAGAGCATTTTACAAGGCAATAAGAAGCCTCAGCCAAGGCACAACCCAAACCCGAAGAGTAACTTCATTTGAAATAAAACTACCGGAATTCTCATTCCCGCCTAATAAAGTTTCCCATACTCCTTCCAGAAAGCTTCTTCTCTTTTCAGAAAGAGATTGTGCATTATGAACACATTGGCTTTTCATTCTCAAAGCACCATATTTGAAAAAAGCTGATGCCTTTAGAATCTGCAGGATTTTGATTTCAGAGGATACGACAGGAACCAAGGCCCAACACTCAACACTTGGGCAAAATATATGTCCAAATGTAATTATCTACCCAGaaaaaatccaatattttcCTGTTCTTCTGAACCCCGTCTTGAAATTGACAgagaaaacaacaacaaaagtgAAATCCAAAACCAAATATCACCGTCACTCTCCACACAACAGTTTCCAATTTCGTTCTTGCCCAGTCACAAATCACGAAACCGTTCCCAGAATTCAAAACCCTAACGCAACAAAAATTACAGAACTTGAAAACCCGAGTCCGCCATTACCTTTACCACCGCCCATTATCTGATGAATCGAGGATCTCCGATCGAACAACCGGTATCCTGGGCC
Proteins encoded:
- the LOC100255297 gene encoding reticulon-like protein B16 translates to MDSSEDPSNACVDGDASTSGGPGYRLFDRRSSIHQIMGGGKAADVLLWKRRRVSCGTIVVATVAWILFERSGLSFLSICSDVLLILIVVLFLRANYAAFRNKQLKSLPELELSEEMVNSVAGSFRVKINYLLLMAHDITLGKDFRLFFKVVLGLWLLSVVGSSFSFFTLAYIGTIISITVPALYSKYEEHVDKYFGIIHRKFSKHYKLVDENVIRRIPPGLSKDKET